gccaaaatggcaagaggcagttcaatcagaattgaattcacttgccaaacgtgaggtttttggacctgtagtccaaacgcctaatggtgtaaaaccaattagccataaatgggtttttgtgcggaaaaggaatgagagaaatgaaattgtgagatacaaggcacgccttgttgcacaaggattctctcaacgacccggtatcgactatgaagaaacatattcacccgttatggatggcataacatttcgatatctcatcagtttagctgtacatgaaaatcttgaaatacatctgatggatgtggttacagcttacctttatggctcacttgataatgaaatctatatgaaaatccctgaaggatttaaaatgcctgaagcaattaactcaaagtctcgggagatgtattcaatcagattacaaagatcgttgtatggtctaaaacaatcagggcgcatgtggtacaatcgcctcagtgagtacttggtaaatgaaggttatataaatgatgtcatttgtccatgtgtttttattaaaaaaaacaaaatcagagttcgttataattgttgtttatattgatgacataaacctaattggaactccagaagagctccaaaaggcgattgaatatttaaagaaagaatttgagatgaaagatctgggaaaaacaaaactttgtcttggtttgcagattgaacatttgacagatgggatctttatccatcaatctgcttataccgaaaaagttttaaaacaattttacatggacaatgcgcatcctttaagtactccaatggttgttcgctcacttgaagtgagtaaagatccgttccgacctcaagaagaaaatgaagagcttcttagtcctgaagtaccatatctcagtgcaattggtgcacttatgtatcttgctaaccctacaagacctgacatagcattctctgttaatttgctagcaagatatagttcttctcctacacgaagacattggaacggagttaagcatatattgcgatatctgaagggaactagcgatataggtctgttttatactaacaaaggtagtacagatcttgttggttatgcagatgcaggttatttatctgatccacataaagctcgatctcaaacaggctatctgtttacatgcggaggtactgctatatcatggcgatcgacaaagcaatccattgttgctacttcttcaaatcatgttgagataatcgctattcatgaagcaagtagagaatgtgtgtggttgagatcagtgatatatttcatcagagaaagatgtggcttgaagtgtaatacaaaaatacccacagtattatatgaagataatgctgcatgcatagctcaattaaaaggaggtttcataaaaggagatagaacgaagcacatttcaccaaagttattcttcacacatgatctccagaagaatggtgatattgatgtgcaacaaatccgttcaagtgacaatcctgcagatttgttcaccaatctttaccaacttcaactcttgagaagatgatattcaagattggaatgcgaagactccgacatctgaattttgatcttcgtcagggggagtaaaatacgtgttgtactctttttcccttaaccaaggttttgtcccattggatttttcttggtaaggtttttaatgaggcagctctcaaagcgtattactagatatgtgtactctttttccttcattaggactttttcccacggggttttttcctaataaggttttaacaatgcacatcatctatggacatccaagggggagtgttatgaaatatagagtataaatgtccactacacaaatataatgtctcttccattatcttccaccgtcttaatggttcttccattattttccatcatcttaatggttcttccattatctcatatattgaatgacATGTTTATTGTTACCCTTTTGTATGcctatatgtagcactataaatagaggcataagttttcatattgaAGACACTTGAAAATATTAAggatgaataagaaatctctcctcttttgtcattctatttctatggttttcatccgttaatattattactcttttagcttaattTCACaatacgttatcagcacgaaACTCTGTCATCTTAAacaaatactttaaaagcctcgaaggtattgacttacttttttttcttaactaatggcaaatcttactaaacgtgaatttgtagccttagatatatccggcaatagctatatgtcttgaATTCTTGATtccgagattcaccttaatgtgatgggtctggcagacaccatcaaagataaaaatgaggcatcaaatcaagaccgtgccaaggcaatgatattcctccgccatcaccttgatgatgacttgaaaatggaatatctcactatTAAAGATCAtcttactctgtggaataatttaaagatagatatgaccacctgaagatggtcatacttccacaggCACGTTTTGATTagctccatttaaggctacaagattttaaatctgttaaggcatataattctgccatgtttaaaattatttctcagttggttagagcatcgtgctgataacgtattGTGAaattaagctaaaagagtaataatattaaaggatgaaaaccatagaaatagaataacaaaagaggagagatttcttattcatccTTAATGTCTTCCTGTGTCATCAATATGAAAACTTATGTCTCTATTTATGGTGCTACATATAGGCATACAAAAGAGTAACAATAAACATgtcattcaatatatgagataatggaagaaccattaagatggtgaaagataatggaagaaccattaagatggtggaagataatggaagaggcattataatTGTGTAGTGGACATTCATACTCTATATTTCATAACAATGTGCTCATATAAGCCGCTGGTTTCTTGCACATTAAATGACACAAAATTTGTTACCCCTACATATGTTGCTCTAGGGGAAGGAAAATTTCACAAAAATTCAGCAAATAATAGAAGGTTTAGCCATAGATAGGCATGCTAACAAAAGGAGCAATTTACAGCTAGTTTGATTCAGAAAATattttctaccttcattaggtCTTCTTGTGGAAAGAGCGATGCAAAAACTCCAGTAAGGGGCAAGCACATCACTTCAAATGGAAGTACCTCCTTTCCCAGCTAACAACAAGAATTAAGATCAGGTAACATTCTCGCAGTTCATACTGCCTTCCAGTTGATTTGCAAAATATTATGTACTCAATTGTTGTTATGTCAGAATAGCTTTCCTAAAATAAATAAGCGCAAAATTTCATTTTAGTATTTTGCAAACTTCAGTCAGTTCATAATTTTTAAATGAATTGGCATGTTCTGCTTGCAGATGCTCCACTGAAACAGTTGGAGATATGCTTGTTGTTCCAGGGTTAGAGTATCTGAAGGAATTTCCTAAACTAGAAGAACTAAAAGATCATATTTTTGTAACACCCAAACCTCTGAAAGAGTACCTAGAAATCATCGATTCTAAAGGCAGATGAGGTAGCTCTTAGAAGTAAGAATTATGATGAAGATGTATAGGCATTTAATCTTCAAGTTTGACTGCTACTCAAGAAGAAATTTGAAGTGTCTACTGCAAATGaaaatacttatcttatttaCTTTATTTGAGGTCTATGAAGCAATGACAAATATATTGTACTTCCACGCGAAGATACTGATTGTAGGATGTCATACAACTTGCAAAAGGTGCatctttatcttatatatatttcatataagCGTGAAGTCAATCTTGCAATGCAATCACTGAAATAGAAATCATAGCACTGTTCTCTAACAGTGTACTATTTTCACTAATGACTCAAGAGTCGGACATAAAGACACCCATTAGCTAAAAGACCAAAAATTATCAAAATTCATTACTGTATAATCAAAAAGTACAAATTAGAAATTGGATTTTCTTCGATGATTCTCCAAATAATTGAATTGAACAACAATTAATTAACAAGATATAAATTGCAGGTCAGATTTTGAAGTATATAGAATATTATTTAGAAAGACTTAGAGAAGAGAACACCGCAGAGATAAAagcatagtacttatcattgagGAAATGATGATGGGTTCTCAAGTGTGTGGAGTTAACAAGGTTATCCCAGCAGTTCTTGAACTATAATTGCATTGTCTGTTGCTCGCCGACCTTTTAAAAAGCTATATATAGGACCTAAATATGGTTAACCAAAGGTTTAATTCTATTAACAATGATTTTAGAAATTATTTTGTAAGAAGTATTGCATAAGCCAATGGGTCGAAATTGAGTATATAACTGAtttcaaaatatttatttgatgTATATAAATCATAGTTGCACCTACAACTTCTAGTTACTTAACTCGAAATTACGAGTCCTTTCATCTATGAATTTGATATAAAAGGTTATTAGTTGAACTTTTAAAGTATAACCTTATTATTTAACACGATAATCATGTGTTAAATGTTAATTCTTTGATAATTTACTACTTcatgaaaaaaattatactttttaGGACGAGAAATTTCATTTAGCTTTCATTTATCCATTATATATGTCCCGTTTTCTAAtctaaaaggaaagaaaaggccGAATAGCATGCCCAGACATTGAAGTTTAAGATAATTCTGTCATCTCACCTCTGCACTTGCAACTAGGTTACGTGGCCTTTGGTCAATGGAATTACTGATTTTGACATCATTGGTGAAGCAGCGGAATGCATCTGGCTACAAAATAATATCTTGAAGTCATATGTCAAGATAGAAAGTATACTTAACGAGTAAGCACTTAAACAAACAGGAGGGATGCTTACAAGGAAGAGAACCTATTTGCAAGGGGGAAAGTAAAGATAAAGAATTATCTTTACCTGGCATAAGATTTCACCTCCGAATTTTGCTTAATCAATATATGTGGAATCAATGAATTAGAAGCAACAACAAAAATTAACTTAGTACTAGTATATGAAAACAGAATCATCAGTACTAATAACTGTGTAACTAAACTGTGAAGTCTGTCACCACTTTCTCCAGCTAATAACCTTCTAGCGAGGTATCCCATAGCAAGAACAAAGAAGACATTAGAAGAGACATTGTCTTATTGGTGGTTACTTTACCATTTCACCCGCACTTCTATCCCCAATTTCCCCACAAGCGTGTTCCCCGTAACTAGAGAAGATTGTAAAACCAAATAAGATGAAACTATAGTTTGGATGTGAACAAACTGGGAGGATTCTTGCCAGAGAAGGAGCAAAAATTCCGACAAATCCATCATTTTTACCTGTATTGTGAAGAACTATGCTTGTAGTATTCTTTCCAAGAAGCCATTGCCACGGACCTGCTTCATCTTCAGCGGCATATACATTTTCCATCTGGATGAGACCCGAGCACTTGGACCCTGCAAAGCATTCGAAGATTCCCGTAGGTCAGTTAAGAATGAGTAGTGAATAGCAGATTTGATTTGGCAATTGTGGACATTTTGAACGGAAAAGGGGCCAAATAGTTATACTTTggtttcaaatatacccctgccttTATACTAATGGATCAAATAGACCCcatatttgatgaggtggatgccacgtggcatgccacctcaacacccctaactcattttacccctccctctatttgttcttccaccactaaaTCCCCTTTCCCTCCACCATCATTGCCACCATTACAGCCATTTATGTTGGAGATGAAACACAATATAGAGGAGGAGGCTCATGAAATACGCCAGCAACGATTTTAAGGGGAGTTTGGTGGATTCTTGAGCTATTAGATTTGGGTGAAAGATAATTGACTTCTACTGAAGCAGATGTACTGTGTCAATTGTCATACACACCACTGCCAGTGACTCGCTTAGCACATGATTTAAGTAATTATGGGTTGGTATTTTGTAATTTTTATCCAATTGCCATTTTGTAGATTTTGTGGGTAacgattgtttttttttttttcaaatggaTTTTATATGATGAGTTCGAATATTTTCTGGATATGCACTAAATTGGTAAAAGAAATCTTTCTTTATTTACACGTCTTTTCTTCATGTGTATGTTCCTTTTAATTTTTTCTCGTAAAAAATACATGGAAGTTGGTTCATTCCTACCTCCATCTCCAACTTTAATGGCGGTAATGGTGGCAATGATGGTGGAAGGGAAGGGgattttagtggtggaagaacaaatagagggaGGGGTAAAATGAGTTAGGGGTGTTGAGGTGGTACGCCACGtgacatccacctcatcaaatatcAGCGCCacgtaggattggatgtccaccttggacaactttaacgggGGAGGAGTATATTTGATCCAATAGTATaatggcaggggtatatttggacccaaagtataacgaggggtatatttggcccttttccgtattttGAATAAGTGATGCCTGATAAGATACAATGCTCTATGTATAAAATCACAACTTCACATTTTTCTGATGCAaacccctcccccctcccccccaaggCAGAGGAAAGAAATGCAaaggccaaaaagaaaaaaaagttaaatAAGCCTCGCCAATTGCTAAGCATTGAAGACAAATCAGTAGATACGGTAAGCATCAGAGGGAGATGACCTAATTACTACCATGAGTTGATACAAGCATGACCATTGTTTAGCAAAAACAAATATGAAGAACGAATACATTCCTCAAAATATAACAAGTTTGAACAAACAAAAGGGCCTCTATTAGACACCATTCTAGAGGAATATTGTCCAATTAAAGAGATATCAAAACTTTCAACAAGCATTCACATCTCACTTTCCCTTGATCTCAAGTTATGGCAACTGGAAATTAATTCCCACATTTTTTTCAACTACAATTTTCACCAAATAAAAGAGTTAACAGCCATCATAAAAATAGGAAaacctacctttcaaggtgggggttaggtctgcgtacactctaccctccccagaccccacatggtgggattatactgggcttgttgttgttgttgttgtacaacGACATAAGCGTATAAAAGGAAGAAATAGATTTACTTGCGCTTCTTGGATTTTACAGGGAGCTGCTCGGGGATTTCACCATCATCTTCTGAAGAATTTTCTTCTGGTTCATAAGGGACCTCATTTGGAACATTATGCTTGGTGATGTAGTCCTTCAGTACAGTCTCACTTTGCTCTTTCATAGAGATCAATTGCTCAGATAGAATCCCTTTACATACCTCAACAGAGTATGTTTCAGATCCAAGGCGAAATGTTGCTTTAACTTGAGGAGGGGATGATAATGCATCTTGCATTTGAGCATCCATTGCCATATGCAAAGCTCCTGCATCATTTCAGTTATCACCTCAATCCAGACTTTAGTGCCACCAATTAAGAAAACCCAGATAATTGTGTGTGATGTGAACCTTCAAGTGTACACCCAATAAAACATTCAACAAAGATAGATATTCAAGCATGTGGACATACTGCAGGTGCATGATTACCATAGATGAAACACTTCAGTGCTGAATCTTTCAAAATGGGACATTCTTCTTGAATAAAACAAGTAGCATATAAAGACATGCAAAACGGAACACAGACCACAAAAATTGTTAAAAGTAGTGCGTGTTTCACATTCTTCGGTGTCACTGATTCAAGATCCCTTCTTGCGTCCAGCCTTTCACAATTCACACACCGGCCAAACCCCAAAAAGGTGGTCTTACATTACAAATGAAGGAAGAGGAAGAGGCAGAATATTCCTCCACTATGAAGGAGCAGCGCTTGGAAAGGTTGAAGGTCCCAGACAAGAGGATTTCACGTAACTCAGTGGAATAAGAGCCTCTCTTTACTTCTTCTTTTTGGTTCTGTAAACTAAAGGAACAAGAAGAACCATTTCCCAGCTTCTAAAATCACAATATTGtagttttaaaaaaatgaaaagaaaaagtaCAATATCGTTTCCCCTTTTCTGCTCCTTAATAAATAGGCAAGGCTTTGTGTTAACACAAGTCATAATCAAAGGGAACACCAACCTATCTGCTTCCCCATAACCTACAACTAGGCCAACCGACATACTGAATAGAATTTCTTCAGTTTCAAACCAACAGAATGCTTTCATAAAAGGAAGGCAGATCACAGATGCCTTCCTCATAGCAAATGAGGTGCTTGATTGGCAATTGAAACAAGGGAGAGCTGGACTATAATGCAAATTGGATGTGGAGAAAGCTTTTGATCAATTGAATTGGTCTATACCTCACAGTTATACTCAGGCAGATGAGGTTTAGTGATAGGTGGATAAAATGGATTCAATTCAACATCTCTACTGTGAAGTATTCAGTCCTAATCAACAGGAGTCCAGTAGGTTTCTTCTCCCCACACAGAGGCCTAATACAAGGTGATCCCCTATCACCTTTTCTGTTCATTCTAGCTATGGAAGGGCTAAGCAGAATGCTGGATAAAGCTAAGGAATTGCACTGGTAAGAGGTTTTGATATAGGAAGGGACAGAGCAGTTAACATTTCACATCGACTTTACGCAGACGACACTTTGATTTTCTGTGAGGCTGACAGAGAACACGTCCTGTATCTAAATCTCACATAGCTCATCTTTGAAGTAGTCTCAGGGCTTCACATTAACATGCTCAAGAGTGTAATCTATCCTGTTAATGAGGTGCTGAACATTGAAGAACTGGCAAGCATATTGGGTTGTAGTACTGGAACTTTTCCTACCACATACTTGGGTTTACCACTGGGGGCTAAATTCAAGGCAAAAGGCATTTGGAGTGGAGTCTTAGAGAAGTTTGAAAAGAGGCTTGCTTCTTGGCAGATGCAATACCTTTCAATGGGTGGCAGACTAACACTAATCAACAGTGTGCTTGACAGCATACCAACCTATAGTATGTCACTCCATCCCATCACCAGTGAGACATTGGAACAACTGGACAAAATTAGAAGGAACTTAATATGGGAAGGGAACAGTACAACTCACAAATTTCATTTGGTCAAGTGGGATAAGGTCTTGCTGCCAAAGGATCTGGGAGGCCTGGGCATCAGAGACTTGGCACTGCACAACAAATGGTTACTAATGAAGCGGTTATGGAGATACACTCAGGAGGATCAGTGCCTATGGAAGGATGTCATTATTGCCAAAATGAACCTTATAGGGTTGGTTGCTGGAAGAGCATAAGCAAACTATGGGAGGTGTTCTCTCAGCACAAACACCTGGTAGTAGGGAACGGCCAGCACATCAGTTTTTGGAAGATAAGTGATTGGGAAACACCCCCCTTAGGGTTGCATACCCCAACATTTTCCAGATAGCCAATGAACCATATGCTACAGTTCACCAACACAGAGATGGAAACACATGGAACCTCAACCTAAGaaggaacttttttttttttttgaaactggtaactgtatTATATATCTTGTGAGCAAAACAGTACATGGGTTgtactgaaaccatatttacataagCACTCCAAAACTCTACTGTCCTATGTCTATATAGAATCTAAAACATCAATGACAAACAGTATCATTTGAGTATAATTGTTACACCAAAAACAAAGCAGCAAGATACAGTTTAATTTGATCTTCTGCACACCATTCTCTATGCTTTCAAAACATCTAGGATTCCTCTCCTTCCAAATTGTCCACCAAATGCAAGCAGGAACAATTCTCCATCCGCTTCTATCCCTGGTTTGTAGTCCTGCTTCCTCCCAACTCCAACCTAAGAAGGAACATTCAGGACTGAGAGATGGGAGAACTGATCAGCCTTTTAGCAGCAATTCACAATGTCACAATCAACAACCTTGTGCCAGACCAGCTAAAATGGCGGGATAGGGAGGAAAGGGTAATTTTCAGTTAAGGTTGCATATAAACTTCTTGGCCCTCAGAATGAAATCACAGCTCATTGGCCTTGGAAGCTTATTTTGAAAGCCAAATTACTTCCTAAAATTAGTTGTTTCAGCTGGACAGCACTACATGAAGCATGCTTGACTCAAGATAACCTAGCCAGAAGGAAGTTTCACCTGGAAAATAGGTGCTATATGTGCTTGAAGGTAGCAGAATCACACAACCACCTTTTCATACACTGTCCGGTGCCAACAGATGGAATATGTTTATAACACTTTTTGGACTCAATTGGGTCATGCCACAAGAGTATCAGGGATGTTTTTGAAAGCTGGAGTTGCTGGAAAGTTGATAGCACCATCAAGAGAATCTGGAAGATATACATGCTGCTATTTTTTGGAGCATCTGGAATGAAAGAAATAGGAGATGCTTTGATTGAATATCAACTTCCTTCCAATCTTTAAAAGCTAAATGTCTTATGTTTTTGTATAGTTGGGTTTACTTGTCCCCAATAGATTCCCCTGTTACCTTTATGAACTTTATCACTCCTTAGCTCTTAACTAAACATGTACTGGAGATGATAAGTTCCTTTTGCTACTCTACTTTTGTAACTACTATGCATCCACTTGATGCCAGCAATGAAATTACTTCACCAAAAAAAACAAGCACATTGAGTTTTACTTCTCCTCCCCATATAAAAATACATCCCAAACAGTGTTACGGGAAACCCAATTAAGAGGTACTGGGAAATTTTCTGTTCCCGTCTTGCACAATTGACAATTAATGCACATTCTGAATGAGAACAAAAAAGCCCAGGAAACTGTTTCCAGTTTCATTGTGGATCAAGCCTCAATGCCTCAAACAGCACCTAGATACTGGAAAGATCCAACAAAAGTAATACAAATTACAAACATGTATGAAGTCTGCTTCTTTATTTATATCACATGTAGCAACACAGTGCTACTACTTGGTAAAAGCCTAAGACAGAAATTTCAAGTAAGGACCACAAGCCACTTATACTCCAACTAGTACATTCTGTCCAATTACTTAAAGAACCGTGTGTTACTAGAGCAACCACTGAAATGAACTTAGGCGTTCTCTAAACTACTTAGGATCTATCCTGGATATAATATCAATGAGTATGTGGTGCTTAATTTTACCTTAACAAtcttttcccttcattcttaatCATTGCTTCTCATTAGACCACAAATACAAACCAGAAACTCACAAATGAAACTAAGCTTCAGCTTTTCCCTTACTAATGTCAATTTACAAGAATCCTATTCATGTATCTGCATAGAAAACCTAACTCAATTTTCCAGCCTACACAGTAGCTTAGTATCACTACATTTCTTCCTCAGGATGGAACAGAATATATATCTCAGACAACTTCAAACCATAATAATGTACCGGGGTTCTTGTAAACTATGTTATATGAACTCACACATACAAGTAAGTAACAGGTATAATTATTGTTAAGTACCCACCACCCAGTATTCTCAAATATcattattatgtatatgtgtattcTGAAGGATTAGCACCAATTATCCATGTCATATAGATGGAAAATTTATTACTGATTGAGCCTAAAATCCAATTCTACTGAATATTCACAATTCCAGAGACATCAACAATCGATGTCCGTGTTGCAGAAAAAGAATCTCAAAATATTCCCAGTTTCCCAAAGCTTAAAAAATCCCATAAGCATATGGAAGCTCAAAATTACATCTTTTAGAAAAGGAAAATAGTCAGTCAAATTCGTCAAGGAAACATTAATTGCCTGTAGTGGAGCAATTTTTGCTTACAGGTTTGGAATAAAACTCGGTAAAATTTACCTGATTCAGCGTAGCATTGGGAGCTACAGAGGAGAGTGATATGCTATTAAGCCAGCAGTGAGTTGAATTGGGGGGTTTTGCGGGGAGTTTATCAATATGTTcttttttgatatattttttttattagtagTTTTAGCGTGCGCGTTGCAGGTGTGTACGGCGtcaatatacatacacacacaaacACGCAACATACTCATTTTCCCTTTTTTCACCATCACTGTGGGTTTTTTTTATGTAAGAGAATCTATATATATAACTCTCTCCATCCCAAAAAAGACGGTCTTAGTTATTATTTGGACAGTCAAAATATATATTCTTTTATCATAATTTTTTTAGgtactttttaaatattttgaattgtaaaCTATTGTGATTACTAGTATTTTTTAtatatagtttctaaatatgtgatttttatttcaagaaattaaaaatTCTATGTCCGTATTCACACCAAATATTAGTTAGTTTGACCCGCTTAATCCGAATTCAGACAGTCTTCTTGGAACAGGGGAGTAAAACTTTGTTAAGAAATCTAAAGATTCTAACAGAAAAAATGCTTGTAAAAGATATATCTACTTACTTTTTTAGGATGGCTTGCATAATTCTGTGATAAATTTTAGCAAATtgttttataatattttttaaaatttgtcatTGTCTATTTACATCCTATTTTGAAAAAACTGATCAccgaaaatcatattttatagaaTTTAAACATGATTCTCAAAATATCTGTCAATTTAAATtgcattcacttttttttaatttaaaatgtatttttcagTTTGAGTTTACTATGCTTGACATTTACGTATAGTTGATCAAGTTTAGATAATTTTTGTTATAATTACTGTTTCACACATAAATTTAATTACCTTGAAGAATTATCTAAAAAAAATTCATTACATATAAGGTAAAATTTTCATTGCAATTCAGTTAGAATACCCGtaatgaaaatattttttctctTGTCTCATTGTCCTTAATTTTCCCTTCCGTTGTATTTTCACCTCCTTGTCATTTATTTCTAACAATACTCTAACTGTTATAAACCATTTGTCAAGTTGTATTTTGGATGTATTATTAATGATCATACAACTATAAGTGTATATTGTACCACTTGACTTAAAGTAATAAATACAACTTGCACCTAGTTGTACCAAGTTGTGTTCAAGTTGTAGAGCAAATTGTACAAGTTGTATATGTTGTAGGTTTAAAGGCAAAACTCttctataaataggtagctttgTCTTCTCATTTGTAACACCAAGAAAAGTGATAATACAATCTCTCCCTCCTCTCTACAAAGTTATTGGTTTGCTTCTTTTATTTATTTGCAATTATAaagttttataacacgttatcagcgtGAGCTCTACCAGTGTGAGTTGAATTTCATTAATTCATAATCGACGAGTTGTTTGGGGTATGCTATTGACCGATACTCTCTCTTCACAAAAACCTTTGCTGAGAGAAGGTTTGAACTTTTGAATTTATA
The sequence above is a segment of the Lycium barbarum isolate Lr01 chromosome 6, ASM1917538v2, whole genome shotgun sequence genome. Coding sequences within it:
- the LOC132645289 gene encoding uncharacterized protein LOC132645289 isoform X3, which encodes MENVYAAEDEAGPWQWLLGKNTTSIVLHNTDAFRCFTNDVKISNSIDQRPRNLVASAELGKEVLPFEVMCLPLTGVFASLFPQEDLMKRLSQHDLKK
- the LOC132645289 gene encoding uncharacterized protein LOC132645289 isoform X2, coding for MENVYAAEDEAGPWQWLLGKNTTSIVLHNTDAFRCFTNDVKISNSIDQRPRNLVASAELGKEVLPFEVMCLPLTGVFASLFPQEDLMKIHHRSDDLFFLHGVQRNLPHLDAWAQHYLQK